A window from Planktothrix sp. FACHB-1365 encodes these proteins:
- a CDS encoding tyrosine-type recombinase/integrase, whose amino-acid sequence MKTSSYRSRGLARVEKNGEYLRIVFPRSLFNGKAKNFSLGFKSNNPLEVKKAEEICAAINADIKFDQFDVTLERYKPRHKTDHYKKKVLELYPDINLVELYEKFIDYKKPTWKIATLHHRTRCILPLIKKSGVTSPYHALELRQWLVNNTSEGYTKKVLQQINAAFKWALSAKVLRGDNPFDGMAKEFKDNYERNEPEPNAFTQEEKEKILEAFRNHVIPGNSYRHYYPLVQFLFLTGCRPSEAIGLKWGSVNSNHVAFKESITTVGGKVIKNQGSKNNKVRKFPMNQALREFMDSIKPDDVNASDLVFPSPEGSPINYNNFSQRAWDKIVDPIVQRNTTPYSCRDTFITEQVNSSVPTLSVAKWCDTSVSIIEKHYFDSTVNLILPV is encoded by the coding sequence ATGAAAACATCCTCCTATCGCTCCAGGGGTTTAGCACGGGTAGAAAAAAACGGGGAATATTTGCGGATCGTGTTTCCCCGTAGCCTGTTTAATGGCAAGGCTAAGAACTTTTCCCTCGGTTTCAAATCCAACAATCCACTAGAGGTTAAGAAGGCTGAGGAAATTTGCGCCGCCATTAATGCCGATATCAAATTTGATCAGTTTGATGTGACATTGGAGCGGTACAAACCCCGTCATAAAACTGACCATTACAAAAAGAAAGTTTTAGAGTTATATCCAGACATTAACCTGGTTGAACTTTATGAAAAATTTATTGATTACAAAAAACCGACCTGGAAAATTGCCACGTTACACCACAGAACTCGGTGTATTTTGCCTCTGATTAAAAAGTCTGGTGTAACCTCTCCCTATCATGCTTTAGAGTTGCGTCAATGGTTGGTTAACAATACCTCTGAAGGTTACACCAAGAAAGTTTTGCAACAAATCAATGCAGCGTTTAAGTGGGCATTATCAGCCAAAGTTTTAAGGGGGGATAACCCATTTGACGGAATGGCAAAAGAGTTTAAGGATAACTACGAAAGAAACGAACCAGAGCCTAACGCCTTTACTCAAGAAGAGAAGGAAAAAATCTTAGAAGCCTTTCGTAATCACGTCATACCGGGTAACAGTTACCGCCATTATTATCCGTTAGTTCAGTTTCTATTCCTAACAGGTTGCCGTCCAAGTGAAGCTATTGGCTTGAAATGGGGGAGTGTAAACAGCAATCATGTTGCCTTTAAAGAATCTATTACAACAGTAGGAGGGAAGGTTATTAAAAATCAAGGTAGTAAAAATAATAAAGTCAGAAAGTTTCCCATGAATCAAGCTCTAAGAGAGTTTATGGATTCTATCAAACCTGATGATGTTAATGCCAGTGATTTAGTTTTCCCTAGTCCTGAAGGTAGTCCGATTAATTATAATAATTTTTCACAACGAGCTTGGGATAAAATTGTTGACCCTATTGTTCAACGGAATACAACCCCCTATTCTTGTCGTGATACTTTCATCACTGAACAAGTCAACAGCAGTGTCCCTACCCTCAGCGTTGCTAAGTGGTGCGATACCAGCGTTTCTATTATTGAAAAGCATTATTTTGATAGCACCGTCAATCTAATTCTTCCAGTCTAG
- the ureC gene encoding urease subunit alpha — translation MSYKMDRQAYAETFGPTVGDRIRLADTELIIEVERDYTTYGDEVKFGGGKVIRDGMGQSPISRADGAVDLVITNALIVDWWGIVKADVGIKDGKIYKIGKAGNPYIQDHIDIIIGPATEAIAGEGMILTAGGIDSHIHFICPQQIETAIASGITTMIGGGTGPATGTNATTCTPGAWNIYRMLEAAEAFPMNLGFLGKGNSSQPQGLVEQIVAGAMGLKLHEDWGTTPAAIDTCLNIADQYDVQVAIHTDTLNEAGFVETTIEAFKNRVIHTYHTEGAGGGHAPDIIKVCSLKNVLPSSTNPTRPYTMNTLEEHLDMLMVCHHLDRNIPEDVAFAESRIRRETIAAEDILHDLGAFSIISSDSQAMGRVGESIIRTWQTAHKMKVQRGLLTESKNSQETHDNFRVKRYIAKYTINPAITHGISNYVGSIAEGKLADLCLWKPAFFGVKPELVIKGGLIAWAQMGDANASIPTPQPVHSRPMFGSFGKAIASTSLTFVSQAALDTKIPEQLGLQKQCVAVSGTRNISKADMKLNNALPKIDVDPETYQVKADGQLLTCEPATILPMAQRYFLF, via the coding sequence ATGAGTTATAAAATGGATCGGCAAGCTTATGCAGAAACCTTTGGGCCGACAGTGGGCGATCGCATTCGATTAGCGGATACAGAATTAATCATTGAAGTAGAAAGGGACTATACAACTTATGGAGATGAGGTTAAATTTGGCGGCGGAAAAGTGATTCGGGATGGCATGGGACAGTCTCCAATTTCCCGTGCAGATGGCGCAGTCGATTTAGTAATTACAAATGCTTTAATTGTTGATTGGTGGGGCATTGTTAAAGCGGATGTAGGGATAAAAGATGGGAAAATTTATAAGATTGGCAAAGCCGGAAATCCCTATATTCAAGATCATATTGATATTATTATCGGCCCTGCCACAGAAGCGATCGCAGGGGAAGGAATGATCCTCACGGCGGGAGGAATTGATAGTCATATTCACTTTATTTGTCCTCAACAAATAGAAACCGCCATTGCATCAGGAATTACCACAATGATCGGCGGTGGAACTGGCCCCGCAACGGGAACAAATGCCACTACTTGTACTCCGGGTGCATGGAATATTTATCGAATGTTAGAAGCGGCGGAAGCATTTCCCATGAACTTAGGATTTTTAGGGAAAGGAAATAGTAGTCAACCCCAAGGTTTAGTTGAACAAATTGTTGCAGGGGCGATGGGTTTAAAACTCCATGAAGATTGGGGAACTACACCGGCTGCAATTGATACTTGTTTAAATATTGCGGATCAATATGATGTGCAAGTTGCCATTCATACGGATACATTAAACGAAGCAGGATTCGTAGAAACCACCATTGAAGCGTTTAAAAATCGGGTGATTCATACCTATCATACCGAAGGGGCCGGAGGCGGTCATGCACCCGATATTATTAAGGTTTGTAGCCTCAAAAATGTCTTACCTTCTTCTACAAATCCTACTCGTCCCTATACGATGAATACCCTAGAAGAACATCTGGATATGTTAATGGTTTGCCACCATTTAGATCGAAATATTCCAGAGGATGTGGCGTTTGCAGAGTCTCGAATTCGTCGAGAAACCATTGCTGCTGAAGATATTTTGCATGATTTAGGGGCTTTTAGTATCATTTCTTCCGATTCTCAAGCGATGGGACGGGTGGGAGAAAGTATTATTAGAACCTGGCAAACCGCCCATAAAATGAAAGTGCAACGGGGGCTATTAACTGAGTCTAAAAATTCTCAAGAAACCCATGATAATTTTCGGGTTAAACGCTATATTGCTAAATATACAATTAATCCTGCTATTACTCATGGAATTTCTAATTATGTCGGATCAATTGCAGAAGGAAAATTAGCCGATTTATGTTTATGGAAACCTGCTTTTTTTGGGGTTAAACCAGAATTAGTGATTAAAGGCGGGTTAATTGCTTGGGCACAAATGGGAGATGCAAATGCTAGTATTCCTACACCTCAACCTGTTCATAGTCGCCCCATGTTTGGAAGTTTTGGAAAAGCGATCGCTTCGACATCTTTAACCTTTGTTTCTCAAGCCGCTTTAGACACTAAAATTCCTGAACAATTGGGGTTACAAAAACAATGCGTAGCGGTTTCAGGAACTCGAAATATTAGCAAAGCGGATATGAAATTAAATAATGCGTTACCAAAAATTGACGTAGATCCTGAAACCTATCAAGTCAAAGCAGATGGGCAATTATTAACCTGTGAACCTGCAACTATATTACCGATGGCACAGCGTTATTTCTTATTTTAA
- a CDS encoding DUF4276 family protein: MEVIVYVEGNSDKFALEQLFKQVIENKQNQGIKIQFFSGKGRDNQRGGDAKQELLEVIPKKAINILKGKLNSIVVVIPDLYPPNRLFTHTTYQELEAGIMTQFNQELTRQGINDQRLIERFRVFCFKYDLEALVLASEAQLKTRLGLRNNQNFPISWTIPVENQNHDQPPSRIVERLFKAYNKTYVKKVDPAFILGQANYQDLAERCPQCFKPFVEFLENLSLPQEDL, from the coding sequence ATGGAAGTGATTGTTTATGTAGAAGGAAATTCAGATAAATTTGCACTGGAACAATTATTCAAACAAGTTATTGAAAATAAGCAAAATCAGGGTATTAAGATTCAGTTTTTTTCAGGAAAAGGAAGGGATAATCAAAGAGGTGGGGATGCAAAACAAGAGTTATTAGAGGTAATTCCTAAAAAAGCAATTAATATTTTAAAAGGTAAACTTAATTCCATTGTTGTTGTTATTCCTGACTTATACCCTCCAAATAGACTGTTTACCCATACAACCTATCAAGAATTAGAAGCAGGGATAATGACTCAGTTTAATCAAGAACTAACTCGACAAGGCATCAATGATCAGCGATTAATAGAACGATTTAGGGTTTTTTGCTTTAAATATGACTTAGAAGCCTTAGTTTTAGCCTCGGAGGCTCAACTTAAAACTCGTCTAGGCTTGAGAAATAATCAGAACTTCCCTATTTCTTGGACAATTCCCGTAGAAAACCAAAATCATGATCAGCCACCCAGTAGAATTGTTGAAAGATTATTTAAAGCGTATAATAAAACCTATGTAAAAAAAGTTGATCCAGCGTTTATTTTAGGGCAAGCTAATTATCAGGATCTTGCTGAAAGATGTCCTCAATGCTTTAAACCCTTCGTTGAATTCCTAGAAAACTTATCATTACCCCAGGAAGATTTATGA
- a CDS encoding AAA family ATPase, translating into MRLLSIDIKGYRPFKEFKADFKSLEVIVGANGAGKSSLFEFLKFLRDGMYREIPTEIIEGSIGQQIFHLPGPEKFTWNLEIDTNRPISILYQGELVGPVGKTQITHEKVVSSKPFSDQYKNPYIFMDIQGNQGRVQDSETGRFENTIIEQDIQSKRNQLALSTITNPRLELLFELREYIQNWRFYSSFNIANQKIRKSVVIEQEPILHEDAGNLSSVLFYLQTEHQEIFNELQFFLRLMIPGFKNLMVKARGGPGEVIAFWQEKGVDETISLADLSDGILRLICWVCLCLHPNPPSLICIDEPDQGVHPRTLSILAGLFEKASERTQILLATHSSYFLSQFDLSKIAVIRKEQGEAKFIKPSNFKVLTDMLEDFGADEIEKLHRSDELEQLTWK; encoded by the coding sequence ATGAGATTATTATCGATTGACATTAAAGGGTATCGTCCTTTTAAAGAGTTTAAAGCTGACTTTAAATCTTTGGAAGTGATTGTAGGTGCTAATGGGGCTGGAAAATCCAGTTTGTTTGAATTTTTGAAATTTCTCCGAGATGGTATGTATCGAGAGATCCCCACTGAAATTATAGAGGGATCAATCGGTCAACAAATTTTTCATCTTCCAGGGCCAGAAAAGTTTACATGGAATTTAGAAATTGATACCAATAGACCTATTTCTATCCTCTATCAAGGTGAACTGGTCGGCCCTGTGGGGAAAACACAAATTACCCATGAAAAAGTTGTTTCCTCTAAACCCTTTAGTGATCAATATAAAAACCCTTATATTTTCATGGATATTCAAGGGAATCAAGGGCGAGTTCAAGATTCAGAAACAGGAAGGTTTGAAAACACAATAATTGAGCAAGACATTCAATCTAAACGCAATCAATTAGCTTTAAGTACAATCACTAATCCACGTTTAGAATTATTATTCGAGTTGAGAGAATATATTCAGAATTGGAGATTTTATAGCTCTTTTAATATTGCTAATCAAAAAATCCGTAAATCAGTTGTAATTGAACAGGAACCGATTCTTCATGAAGATGCAGGAAACCTAAGTTCTGTTTTATTTTATTTACAAACGGAACATCAAGAAATTTTTAATGAATTGCAGTTTTTTTTAAGATTAATGATTCCAGGGTTTAAAAATTTAATGGTAAAAGCGCGAGGTGGCCCTGGCGAGGTCATTGCATTTTGGCAAGAAAAGGGAGTTGATGAAACTATTAGTTTAGCGGATTTATCCGATGGAATTTTACGTTTGATTTGCTGGGTTTGCCTTTGTTTACATCCTAATCCTCCCAGTTTAATCTGTATTGATGAACCGGATCAAGGGGTACATCCTCGGACATTATCTATTTTAGCAGGACTATTTGAGAAAGCATCAGAACGGACTCAAATTTTGTTAGCAACCCATTCTTCCTATTTCCTAAGTCAGTTTGATTTATCTAAAATTGCAGTGATTCGTAAAGAACAGGGAGAAGCAAAATTTATAAAGCCCAGTAATTTTAAGGTATTAACTGATATGTTAGAAGATTTTGGAGCAGATGAAATCGAAAAATTACATCGTTCTGATGAATTGGAGCAACTAACATGGAAGTGA
- a CDS encoding ion transporter: protein MEDPQLSPSNLDFWEEKRKKVAFYLEDIETLLGKTINLTLTGIILISLASFIAQTYPLSPNVRSRLELLDFIILILFTIEYVIRFWAAENKKKFVLDPLSLIDLLIIIQGSLRFLNISYLRIFRWFRVLRLIRFIDVKISVFRIQTEDGIIFARIIFTLLTIIFIFSGLIYQVEHPVNPEIFKTFLDAVYFSIVTMTTVGFGDVTPLSEMGRFLTILMILTGIALIPWQLGDLIKQLVKASNHIDTICVGCGWSVHDKDARFCKRCGTPLNPSNS from the coding sequence ATGGAAGATCCACAATTATCCCCATCTAACTTAGACTTTTGGGAAGAAAAACGCAAGAAAGTAGCCTTTTATTTAGAAGATATTGAAACGCTCCTGGGGAAAACTATAAATTTAACCTTAACGGGAATTATATTAATCTCCTTAGCCAGTTTCATTGCTCAAACCTATCCCCTTTCTCCCAATGTTCGTTCTCGTTTAGAATTATTAGATTTTATTATTTTAATTTTATTTACTATTGAGTATGTTATTCGATTTTGGGCGGCTGAAAATAAAAAGAAATTTGTATTAGATCCTTTATCATTAATTGATTTATTGATTATAATACAAGGATCTTTAAGGTTTTTAAATATTAGTTATTTAAGGATTTTCCGTTGGTTTAGAGTTCTCCGATTAATCCGATTTATTGATGTAAAAATATCTGTTTTCAGAATTCAAACTGAAGATGGGATTATTTTTGCTCGAATTATTTTTACACTATTAACGATTATTTTTATATTTTCTGGCTTGATTTATCAAGTTGAACATCCTGTTAACCCAGAAATCTTTAAAACCTTCTTAGATGCGGTGTATTTTTCCATTGTCACCATGACAACCGTAGGGTTTGGAGATGTTACCCCCCTATCAGAAATGGGGCGATTTTTAACCATATTAATGATATTAACCGGAATAGCTTTAATTCCTTGGCAATTAGGAGATTTAATTAAACAATTAGTTAAAGCATCCAATCATATTGATACGATTTGTGTCGGTTGTGGCTGGTCAGTTCATGATAAAGATGCCCGTTTTTGTAAACGATGTGGAACTCCCTTAAATCCCTCCAACTCGTAG
- a CDS encoding DUF948 domain-containing protein, with the protein MTEPLFWLALSLFFVAVSLTAVVVVALPALQAIARAARSVEKLADTLSREFPPTLESIRLTGLEITELTEDVSEGVQSASQVVKQVDLGLDSAKQQARKLQSTTGSIFTGIRVAWKTFTRKTSPSESQRRSGNRLSGSRSSHQFRERNIQRLELYSETNFELEDEDPEENYHAFKKKDY; encoded by the coding sequence GTGACTGAACCTTTGTTTTGGCTTGCACTGTCACTATTTTTTGTGGCAGTCAGCCTTACTGCTGTTGTTGTTGTTGCCTTACCTGCCTTGCAAGCCATTGCACGGGCAGCTAGAAGTGTGGAAAAATTAGCGGATACTCTCTCCCGTGAATTTCCACCGACTTTGGAATCGATTCGGTTAACCGGGTTAGAAATTACCGAACTGACGGAGGATGTGAGCGAAGGGGTACAAAGCGCGAGTCAAGTGGTTAAACAAGTGGATTTAGGCTTAGATAGCGCTAAACAACAAGCTAGAAAATTGCAATCTACCACAGGCAGTATTTTCACCGGAATTCGCGTGGCGTGGAAAACCTTTACTCGCAAAACATCCCCCTCTGAGTCCCAACGCCGATCAGGAAATCGTTTGTCAGGGAGTAGAAGTTCTCATCAGTTTAGAGAGCGAAATATTCAACGCTTGGAACTTTATTCTGAGACAAATTTTGAGTTAGAAGATGAAGATCCTGAAGAAAATTATCATGCTTTTAAGAAAAAAGATTATTAA
- a CDS encoding YtxH domain-containing protein: MSNQRLGQFLGGFVLGSVVGTVAGLLVAPRSGKETRKLLKKSADALPELAEDLSTNVQLQANRLSESALRNWDETLIRLKESIAAGLEASQQQRQTQQKLEVENHLPESQKIIRER; this comes from the coding sequence ATGTCAAATCAACGGTTAGGACAATTTTTAGGTGGTTTTGTCTTAGGGTCTGTCGTGGGTACGGTGGCCGGTTTGTTGGTAGCCCCTCGTTCTGGGAAAGAAACGAGAAAGTTACTCAAAAAATCAGCCGATGCCTTACCCGAACTTGCAGAAGATCTATCCACTAACGTTCAGTTACAGGCAAATCGACTGTCTGAGTCTGCATTACGCAATTGGGATGAAACCTTAATTCGGCTTAAAGAATCCATTGCAGCCGGGTTAGAAGCCAGCCAACAACAGCGACAAACCCAACAGAAGTTAGAAGTTGAAAACCATCTACCAGAGTCTCAAAAAATCATACGGGAACGTTAA
- a CDS encoding glutamine amidotransferase — translation MKNILVIIHQPTTETGRVGQILTSYGYKLDIRLPSQGDALPHHLEKHEAVIVFGGPMSANDENTLPYIRTELNWISLVLESKKPYLGICLGAQLLAKVLGAKVSFHPEEIREIGYFPITPTVEGQGYFNALQYVYQWHQEGFELPSGAVLLATGKDFPNQAFRYGKTAYGLQFHPEMTEELMKRWIERGREQLTLPGSQSLTEQLHKHHLYGTQGEKWLKTFLPSWINSIHPEQNLLLERRSA, via the coding sequence ATGAAAAATATTCTGGTTATTATTCATCAACCCACCACCGAAACAGGGCGGGTGGGACAAATTCTAACGTCCTATGGTTATAAATTGGATATTCGCCTTCCCAGTCAGGGGGATGCTTTACCCCATCATTTAGAAAAACATGAGGCTGTGATTGTTTTTGGGGGGCCCATGAGTGCCAATGATGAAAATACGTTACCTTATATTCGGACTGAATTGAACTGGATTTCCCTGGTTTTAGAGTCAAAAAAACCCTATTTAGGCATTTGTTTAGGGGCTCAACTGTTAGCCAAAGTGTTAGGGGCAAAAGTCTCGTTTCATCCTGAAGAAATTCGAGAAATTGGCTATTTTCCCATTACCCCAACCGTCGAAGGACAAGGTTATTTTAACGCTCTACAATACGTTTATCAATGGCATCAAGAAGGGTTTGAATTACCATCTGGCGCAGTCTTATTAGCAACGGGAAAAGATTTTCCTAACCAGGCATTTCGTTATGGGAAAACGGCCTATGGTTTGCAATTTCACCCAGAAATGACTGAAGAATTAATGAAACGGTGGATAGAGCGAGGAAGGGAACAATTAACCTTACCCGGAAGCCAATCTCTAACGGAACAACTTCATAAACATCATTTGTATGGAACTCAGGGGGAAAAATGGTTAAAAACCTTTCTTCCGAGTTGGATAAATTCGATTCACCCAGAACAAAACTTGCTGTTAGAAAGACGTTCGGCTTAA
- a CDS encoding transporter substrate-binding protein, with amino-acid sequence MKKIKVGLLYSLSGTMAMSATPLLESTLMAITEINAQGGILGYEIEPVIEDGASDILVFEKKAQKLLEIDQVSTIFGCWTSASRKAVKPLMEEYNVLLWYPVQYEGLESSPNIFYTGSCLNQQIQPAVSWVLQNLGKRFYLLGADYVFPRTAHKLIKSLLKQKGGTVVGEHYFTLGDKRFFDIIDEIKKLKPDVIFNTLNGDSNFYFYQAYYEARISPSEMPIVAVSVSESEVQSMGEASMGHYACWSYFQSLNSPHNQEFVNNFKALYGTERVTSDPIEAAYFQVYLWKNAVEKANSFETDLVKKAAYNQTFEAPGGRVKVESNHHLWKHCYMGRVTESKQFEIIWKSPDLIKPLPWLGVEELKNFPQADLVIDMLAEVSQGIQYSCLLEANSRRLELTMQQLKTEIEERQRIEITLQEVNKELKHMAITDSLTKLANRYWFNECLKSVWNQHLITETTLALILCDIDYFKNYNDTYGHQKGDDCLQQVAQAIKTAVRNGFDVVARYGGEEFAVILPHTALFDASQVATRINMEVQQLQIPHKTSLVEKYVTVSLGVASQIPELQSSPEVLISEADKALYKAKNNGKNQWCLHYISEQGTA; translated from the coding sequence ATGAAAAAAATAAAAGTTGGTCTTTTATATTCCTTAAGCGGAACCATGGCAATGAGTGCAACCCCCTTGTTAGAATCAACCTTAATGGCAATTACAGAAATAAATGCTCAAGGAGGGATTTTAGGATATGAAATTGAACCCGTAATTGAAGATGGTGCGTCTGATATTTTAGTGTTTGAAAAAAAAGCCCAAAAATTACTAGAAATCGATCAAGTCAGCACAATATTTGGCTGTTGGACATCGGCTTCTCGAAAAGCAGTGAAACCTTTAATGGAAGAATATAATGTTTTACTTTGGTATCCTGTTCAATATGAAGGGTTAGAATCTTCTCCTAATATTTTTTATACCGGTTCCTGTTTAAATCAACAAATTCAACCTGCGGTGAGTTGGGTACTCCAAAACCTAGGAAAACGATTTTATTTATTAGGTGCAGATTATGTATTTCCTCGGACAGCCCATAAATTAATTAAGTCCCTTCTGAAACAAAAAGGCGGAACTGTTGTTGGAGAACACTATTTTACTTTGGGAGATAAAAGATTTTTCGATATTATTGATGAAATCAAAAAATTAAAACCCGATGTCATTTTTAATACTTTAAATGGGGATAGTAATTTCTATTTCTATCAAGCTTATTATGAAGCTAGAATTTCACCCTCAGAGATGCCCATTGTAGCAGTGAGTGTTTCAGAATCAGAGGTTCAGAGTATGGGTGAAGCGAGTATGGGTCATTATGCTTGTTGGAGTTATTTTCAAAGCTTAAATAGCCCCCATAATCAAGAATTTGTGAATAATTTTAAAGCTTTATATGGAACCGAGCGAGTGACTTCTGACCCCATTGAAGCTGCTTATTTTCAAGTTTATCTTTGGAAAAATGCTGTAGAAAAAGCCAATAGTTTTGAAACAGATCTTGTTAAAAAAGCTGCTTATAATCAAACCTTTGAAGCACCGGGAGGACGGGTTAAAGTTGAATCTAATCATCATTTATGGAAACATTGTTATATGGGTCGAGTAACCGAATCTAAACAGTTTGAAATTATTTGGAAAAGTCCCGATTTAATTAAACCTTTACCTTGGTTAGGAGTGGAGGAGTTAAAAAATTTTCCGCAAGCGGATTTAGTGATTGATATGTTAGCAGAAGTTTCTCAAGGGATTCAATATAGTTGTTTATTAGAAGCCAATAGCCGACGCTTAGAATTGACGATGCAACAATTAAAAACCGAAATTGAAGAACGTCAACGGATTGAAATTACATTACAAGAGGTTAATAAAGAATTAAAACACATGGCAATTACAGATAGTTTAACTAAATTAGCCAATCGATATTGGTTTAATGAATGTCTGAAATCTGTATGGAATCAACATTTAATAACTGAAACCACTTTAGCATTAATTTTATGCGATATTGATTACTTTAAAAACTATAACGACACCTACGGCCATCAAAAAGGAGATGACTGTTTACAACAAGTAGCTCAAGCGATTAAAACAGCCGTTAGAAATGGGTTTGACGTGGTGGCGCGTTATGGTGGAGAAGAATTTGCGGTTATTTTACCCCACACCGCCTTATTTGATGCCTCACAAGTAGCAACTCGAATTAATATGGAAGTGCAACAACTTCAGATCCCTCATAAGACTTCTTTAGTCGAGAAATATGTTACAGTGAGTTTAGGGGTTGCGAGTCAAATTCCTGAGTTACAGTCTTCTCCTGAAGTGTTAATTTCTGAAGCGGATAAAGCCCTTTATAAAGCTAAAAATAATGGCAAAAACCAATGGTGTTTACATTATATTAGTGAACAGGGAACAGCTTAA